In one Oryza glaberrima chromosome 2, OglaRS2, whole genome shotgun sequence genomic region, the following are encoded:
- the LOC127763483 gene encoding amino acid transporter AVT3B-like codes for MGLGNEASSSSSRLLDPAPLLPHHGGDGAGKLSSQPKTFANVFIAVVGAGVLGLPYTFSRTGWAAGSILLLSVAALTFYCMMLLVACRRRLADEHPKIASFGDLGDAVFRGPGRLAVDTMLVLSQASFCVGYLIFISNTMAHLYPVFAPSSNALLSPKALFIWAMLPFQLGLNSIKTLTLLAPLSIFADVVDLGAMGVVLGEDVSVWLAKPPPVFAFGGLSAILYGIGVSVYAFEGIGMVLPLEAEAANKKKFGTTLGLSMGFIAVMYGLFGAMGYIAFGDATRDIITTNLGTGWLSAAVQLGLCINLFFTMPVMMHPVYEVAERLLHGKRYCWWLRWLLVLAVGLSAMYVPNFTDFLALVGSSVCVLLGFVLPASFHLKVFGAEMSWPGVLSDVLLVLLGLSLAVFGTYTSLLQIFHSSSA; via the coding sequence ATGGGATTGGGGAACgaggcgagctcgtcgtcgtcgcggctgCTGGATCCGGCGCCTCTGCTGCCGCACCACGGTGGAGATGGCGCCGGGAAGCTGTCGTCGCAGCCCAAGACCTTCGCGAACGTCTTCATCGCggtggtcggcgccggcgtgctGGGGCTGCCGTACACGTTCTCGCGGACCGGGTGGGCGGCGGGGTCCATCCTCCTGCTCTCCGTCGCGGCGCTCACCTTCTACTGCATGATGCTGctcgtcgcctgccgccgccgcctcgccgacgaGCACCCGAAGATCGCCTCCTTTGGGGACTTGGGGGACGCCGTGTTCCGCGGTCCGGGGCGCCTCGCCGTGGACACCATGCTGGTGCTCAGCCAGGCCAGCTTCTGCGTCGGGTACCTCATCTTCATCTCGAACACCATGGCGCACCTTTACCCCGTCTTCGCGCCCTCCTCCAACGCGCTCCTCTCCCCAAAGGCGCTCTTCATCTGGGCCATGCTGCCGTTCCAGCTCGGGCTCAACTCCATCAAGACGCTGACGCTCCTCGCGCCGCTCAGCATCTTCGCCGATGTGGTTGACCTCGGCGCCATGGGCGTCGTTCTCGGGGAGGACGTGTCCGTCTGGCTCGCCAAACCACCACCCGTCTTCGCCTTCGGCGGCCTGAGCGCGATCCTGTACGGCATCGGCGTGTCCGTGTACGCCTTCGAGGGAATCGGCATGGTCCTTCCGCTTGAGGCGGAGGCCGCCAACAAGAAGAAGTTCGGGACCACGCTCGGGCTATCCATGGGGTTCATCGCCGTCATGTACGGCCTGTTCGGCGCCATGGGGTACATCGCTTTCGGCGACGCCACGCGCGACATCATCACCACCAACCTCGGGACCGGGTGGCTCTCGGCCGCCGTGCAGCTCGGGCTGTGCATCAACCTCTTCTTCACCATGCCGGTGATGATGCATCCCGTGTACGAGGTCGCCGAGCGGCTGCTCCACGGCAAACGCTACTGCTGGTGGCTGCGGTGGCTGCTCGTCCTGGCCGTCGGCCTCTCGGCCATGTACGTGCCCAACTTCACCGACTTCCTGGCGCTCGTCGGGAGCAGCGTCTGCGTCCTGCTCGGCTTCGTGCTGCCGGCCTCGTTCCACCTCAAGGTGTTCGGCGCCGAGATGTCCTGGCCCGGGGTGCTCAGCGACGTCCTGCTCGTCCTGCTCGGCCTCTCGCTCGCCGTCTTCGGCACCTACACGTCCCTGCTGCAGATCTTCCATTCCTCCAGCGCTTAA
- the LOC127762446 gene encoding rapid alkalinization factor 23-like, which yields MARAATVAAASSALLLALLLALAWGAAAGAGEVPLGWELGVGVGGGSGDDDGFGFSGAAADGAAVVRRVLQGRGYISYGALRRDTTPCSVRGASYYNCRPGGQANPYSRGCSAITRCRG from the coding sequence ATGGCGAGAGCCGCtaccgtggcggcggcgtcgtccgcgCTGCTGCTGGCGCTGCTCCTGGCGCTGGCGTGGGGagccgcggcgggggcgggggaggtGCCGCTCGGCTGGGAGCTcggggtcggcgtcggcggcggcagcggcgacgacgacggcttcgGTTTCTCCGGGGCGGCGGCTGACGGCGCCGCGGTGGTGAGGCGGGTCCTGCAGGGGCGGGGCTACATCAGCTACGGCGCGCTGCGGCGCGACACGACGCCCTGCTCCGTCCGCGGCGCCTCCTACTACAACTGCCGCCCCGGCGGCCAGGCCAACCCCTACTCCCGCGGCTGCTCCGCCATCACCCGCTGCCGCGGCTGA